The following proteins come from a genomic window of Gossypium raimondii isolate GPD5lz chromosome 5, ASM2569854v1, whole genome shotgun sequence:
- the LOC105770801 gene encoding 60S ribosomal protein L37-3: MGKGTGSFGKRRNKTHTLCVRCGRRSFHLQKSRCSACAFPAARKRTYNWSVKAIRRKTTGTGRMRYLRHVPRRFKTGFREGTEAAPRKKVAAASA; encoded by the exons ATG GGAAAGGGAACAGGGAGTTTTGGTAAAAGAAGGAACAAGACCCACACTCTCTGCGTTAGATGTGGCCGCCGTAGCTTCCATCTCCAGAAGAGCCGTTGCTCTGCCTGTGCTTTCCCTGCTGCTCGTAAGAGGACAT ATAACTGGAGTGTGAAGGCAATCAGAAGAAAGACCACTGGAACCGGTAGGATGAGGTATCTGCGCCATGTCCCTCGCAGGTTCAAGACTGGTTTCAGAGAAG GTACTGAAGCAGCACCGAGGAAGAAGGTTGCAGCAGCTTCTGCTTGA
- the LOC105770314 gene encoding sulfite exporter TauE/SafE family protein 3 produces the protein MAAPSKGWRLILAGIILVGFLAVDSVLVTAEPSSNHEQSGYNEKNYVRKAFKLLEQNNKPRHEHEWPDIRFGWKIVVGSILGFLGAAFGSVGGVGGGGIFVPMLTLIIGFDPKSSTAISKCMVTGAAAATVCYNIRQRHPSLELPLIDYDLALLFQPMLVLGISIGVGFNVIFPDWMITILLIIVFLVMSSKSFLKGVQTWKKETIKKKEAGRQLELNTNDNAVEVKTQNEEQVTTNGKQTGSNESKKSKVSFIDNICWKELGLLTAVWVVILALQMAKNYSTTCSVEYWVLNLLQIPVAVGVSSYEAICLYKGRRKIASKGDVAATWRVHKLLIYCGFGVLAGVLGGMLGLGGGFILGPLLLEMGIPPQVSSATTTFAMFFSASMSVIEYYLLKRFPVPYAVYLAVVATIAAFAGQHVVGKVIKILGRASIIIFILSGMIFGSAISLGGIGIAKMIKRIERKEYMGLDDICSYQP, from the exons ATGGCTGCTCCGTCAAAAGGATGGCGATTGATATTGGCGGGAATAATATTGGTCGGTTTCCTTGCAGTGGATTCAGTGCTTGTTACAGCTGAACCAAGTTCGAACCATGAACAATCAGGTTATAATGAGAAAAACTACGTTCGAAAAGCATTTAAGTTGTTAGAACAGAACAATAAACCTCGCCATGAACATGAATGGCCT GACATAAGATTTGGTTGGAAAATTGTGGTGGGTTCCATACTTGGATTCCTTGGAGCAGCCTTTGGTAGCGTTGGAGGCGTAGGAGGAGGCGGTATTTTTGTTCCCATGCTTACCTTGATTATTGGGTTTGATCCCAAATCGTCAACAGCAATCTCAAAAT GTATGGTTACTGGTGCGGCAGCTGCAACAGTATGCTACAATATAAGGCAAAGGCATCCATCACTTGAACTGCCTCTGATTGACTATGACTTAGCACTTCTATTTCAGCCAATGTTGGTTTTGGGAATTAGTATTGGAGTTGGATTCAACGTGATCTTTCCGGATTGGATGATCACAATTTTGCTAATTATTGTCTTCTTAG TCATGTCAAGTAAGTCATTCCTCAAAGGTGTTCAAACATGGAAAAAGGAAACCATCAAGAAGAAG GAAGCAGGAAGGCAGCTGGAATTAAATACTAACGATAATGCAGTGGAAGTCAAAACCCAAAATGAAGAACAAGTTACTACAAATGGCAAACAAACAGGAAGCAAtgaatcaaaaaaatcaaag GTGTCTTTTATTGATAACATATGCTGGAAAGAGCTTGGACTTCTAACTGCTGTCTGGGTGGTAATCCTTGCTTTACAGATGGCTAAG AATTATTCAACAACATGTTCAGTAGAATACTGGGTATTGAATTTGTTGCAG ATCCCAGTAGCTGTTGGAGTATCTTCATATGAGGCAATCTGTTTGTACAAAGGGAGGAGAAAAATTGCATCAAAGGGGGATGTTGCGGCAACTTGGCGAGTCCACAAGCTACTGATTTACTGTGGctttggtgtgttggctggtgTACTTGGTGGGATGCTTGGTCTTGGAGGAGGATTTATTTTGGGTCCTCTTCTTCTGGAGATGGGGATCCCCCCTCAG GTGTCAAGTGCAACGACCACCTTTGCCATGTTTTTTTCAGCATCGATGTCAGTGATTGAATATTATCTTCTGAAAAGATTTCCAGTCCCTTATG CTGTTTACCTGGCTGTTGTGGCCACAATAGCAGCATTTGCTGGGCAACATGTAGTGGGAAAAGTGATCAAAATACTGGGAAGGGCATCTATAATTATCTTCATTCTATCTGGAATGATATTTGGTAGTGCGATCTCActag GTGGGATAGGCATTGCTAAGATGATCAAACGGATTGAAAGAAAGGAGTATATGGGACTTGATGATATTTGCTCCTATCAGCCTTAG
- the LOC105767920 gene encoding rop guanine nucleotide exchange factor 12 isoform X3, which translates to MDQMKEKFAKLLLGEDMSGGGKGVSSALALSNAITNLAASVFGEQSRLEPMTPERKLRWRKEIDWMLSVADHIVELVPSQQKGKDGSNMEIMVTKQRIDLHMNIPALRKLDAMLIDCLDNFKDQNEFYYLSKDASDSEKGKHKRKDDKWWLPTVKVPEDGLSDKSRKNLQSQKESVTQVLKAAMSINAQVLSEMEVPENYIEALPKNGRASLGDLVYRSITVEFFDPDQFLSSLDLSSEHKILDLKNRLEASIVIWKRKMTQKDGKSGWGSGVSFEKRELFEERAETILHIIKHRFPGLPQSSLDISKIQYNRDVGQALLESYSRILESLAFTVLSRIEDVLQADNITQNPNPQPCKRNSLKDDSQPNSVSTSPRYDVETANAKTLSDLLTWTMDQNDYDDRMDSDDGSIDVEPSMQKLNVVTNTSKKSYLESLAGVRSPTERH; encoded by the exons ATGGACCAGATGAAGGAAAAGTTTGCGAAGTTACTCTTAGGTGAGGATATGTCAGGTGGAGGGAAGGGAGTTTCATCGGCTTTAGCACTGTCTAACGCCATTACCAACCTTGCTG CTTCCGTTTTTGGTGAGCAATCCCGCTTAGAGCCTATGACGCCTGAAAGGAAATTAAGGTGGAGAAAAGAAATAGATTGGATGTTGTCTGTCGCTGATCACATTGTTGAACTTGTTCCTTCCCAACAGAAGGGCAAGGATGGATCCAACATGGAG ataatGGTCACAAAGCAACGTATAGATCTTCATATGAACATTCCGGCCCTGCGGAAACTTGATGCAATGCTGATT GATTGTCTAGATAACTTCAAGGACCAgaatgaattctattatttgtcAAAAGATGCCTCGGACTCGGAGAAAGGAAAACACAAgagaaaagatgataaatggTGGCTGCCTACCGTTAAAGTTCCCGAAGACGGACTTTCAGATAAGAGCAGAAAAAATCTGCAGAGCCAAAAAGAATCTGTGACTCAAGTGCTTAAAGCAGCAATGTCAATTAATGCTCAAGTTCTTTCAGAGATGGAGGTCCCTGAAAACTACATTGAAGCCCTCCCTAAG AATGGGAGAGCTAGTCTTGGTGATTTAGTTTACAGGAGTATCACAGTTGAATTCTTTGACCCTGATCAATTTCTCTCCTCCCTGGACTTATCGTCCGAGCACAAGATTTTAGACCTCAAGAACAGACTTGAGGCATCAATAGTCATATGGAAGAGAAAGATGACCCAAAAGGACGGAAAATCGGGTTGGGGTTCTGGTGTTAGCTTTGAGAAGAGAGAGCTATTCGAGGAGAGAGCTGAAACCATCTTACACATTATCAAACATCGGTTCCCTGGACTTCCTCAATCTTCACTAGACATCAGTAAAATCCAATACAACCGG GATGTTGGGCAAGCTCTCCTAGAGAGCTATTCGAGAATACTGGAGAGCTTGGCCTTTACAGTCTTATCGAGAATCGAAGATGTCCTCCAAGCTGATAATATTACCCAAAATCCTAATCCACAGCCATGCAAACGCAACAGTTTAAAGGACGACAGCCAGCCTAATTCAGTGTCTACAAGTCCAAGATATGATGTGGAAACAGCGAACGCAAAAACCCTATCAGATTTACTTACTTGGACCATGGATCAAAATGACTACGACGATAGGATGGACTCAGATGACGGATCCATAGATGTTGAACCAAGCATGCAAAAGCTAAACGTAGTGACAAACACTAGCAAGAAGTCCTATCTTGAGAGCTTGGCCGGAGTAAGAAGCCCTACGGAACGCCATTAA
- the LOC105767921 gene encoding glyoxylate/hydroxypyruvate/pyruvate reductase 2KGR gives MESIGVLMACPMNSYLEQQLENRFKLFRFWTVPDKSSFLASHKDSIQAVVGNAFAGADAKLIEALPKLEIVSSFSVGLDKIDLATCKEKGIRVTNTPDVLTEDVADLAIGLMLAVLRKLCESDRFVRSGKWKRGQYVLTTKFTGKRVGIIGLGRIGMAIATRAEAFSCPISYYSRTEKPEIKYKYYPSVVELAANCDILVVACALTTETHHIINREVIDALGPKGVLINIGRGPHVDEPELVSALVEHRLGGAGLDVFEHEPEVPEELFGLDNVVLLPHVGSGTVETRQAMADLVIGNLEAHFLKKPLLTPVV, from the exons ATGGAATCCATTGGAGTTCTCATGGCTTGCCCCATGAACTCTTACCTCGAACAACAACTCGAGAACCGTTTCAAGCTATTCAGATTCTGGACAGTGCCGGACAAATCATCCTTTCTGGCTTCTCACAAGGACTCAATCCAGGCGGTCGTCGGAAACGCCTTTGCCGGTGCCGATGCTAAGCTGATCGAGGCGTTGCCCAAGCTGGAGATTGTTTCCAGCTTCAGTGTGGGGCTTGATAAGATAGATTTGGCCACGTGTAAAGAAAAGGGTATCCGAGTTACCAACACCCCTGACGTTTTGACTGAGGACGTGGCGGATTTGGCGATCGGTTTGATGTTGGCGGTGTTGAGGAAGCTCTGTGAGAGTGATCGGTTTGTGAGGAGTGGCAAGTGGAAGAGAGGGCAATATGTGTTGACTACTAAG TTTACTGGAAAAAGAGTTGGCATTATTGGGCTGGGAAGAATTGGCATGGCAATTGCTACGAGAGCTGAAGCATTTAGCTGCCCTATTAGTTACTACTCTAGAACAGAGAAACCagaaatcaaatacaaatactATCCAAGCGTTGTTGAGCTGGCTGCCAACTGCGATATCTTGGTTGTTGCTTGTGCACTGACTACAGAGACCCACCACATCATCAACAGGGAAGTCATCGATGCATTGGGTCCAAAGGGTGTTCTCATCAACATCGGGAGAGGCCCTCATGTTGATGAACCCGAGCTGGTTTCTGCATTGGTTGAACACCGGTTAGGAGGTGCAGGGCTTGATGTGTTTGAACATGAACCCGAAGTACCGGAAGAGCTTTTTGGGCTTGATAATGTGGTGCTCTTACCTCATGTAGGTAGCGGTACGGTGGAAACCCGCCAAGCTATGGCTGATCTTGTGATTGGGAACTTGGAGGCACACTTTCTGAAGAAACCACTATTAACTCCTGTGGTTTAG
- the LOC105767920 gene encoding rop guanine nucleotide exchange factor 12 isoform X2: MFGLKDSHDNKGRHAKSLSIDSAVKFDGAALDHNSKPQSDRCPKLNRTFEEITAAFQAREKQLLADMDQMKEKFAKLLLGEDMSGGGKGVSSALALSNAITNLAASVFGEQSRLEPMTPERKLRWRKEIDWMLSVADHIVELVPSQQKGKDGSNMEIMVTKQRIDLHMNIPALRKLDAMLIDCLDNFKDQNEFYYLSKDASDSEKGKHKRKDDKWWLPTVKVPEDGLSDKSRKNLQSQKESVTQVLKAAMSINAQVLSEMEVPENYIEALPKNGRASLGDLVYRSITVEFFDPDQFLSSLDLSSEHKILDLKNRLEASIVIWKRKMTQKDGKSGWGSGVSFEKRELFEERAETILHIIKHRFPGLPQSSLDISKIQYNRDVGQALLESYSRILESLAFTVLSRIEDVLQADNITQNPNPQPCKRNSLKDDSQPNSVSTSPRYDVETANAKTLSDLLTWTMDQNDYDDRMDSDDGSIDVEPSMQKLNVVTNTSKKSYLESLAGVRSPTERH; the protein is encoded by the exons ATGTTTGGTCTTAAGGACTCACATGATAACAAAGGAAGACATGCAAAGAGTTTGAGCATTGACAGTGCTGTTAAATTTGATGGAGCAGCTCTTGATCACAACTCGAAACCTCAAAGCGACAGGTGTCCCAAGTTGAATCGAACCTTTGAAGAAATAACTGCTGCCTTCCAAGCCAGAGAAAAGCAGCTTTTAGCTG ATATGGACCAGATGAAGGAAAAGTTTGCGAAGTTACTCTTAGGTGAGGATATGTCAGGTGGAGGGAAGGGAGTTTCATCGGCTTTAGCACTGTCTAACGCCATTACCAACCTTGCTG CTTCCGTTTTTGGTGAGCAATCCCGCTTAGAGCCTATGACGCCTGAAAGGAAATTAAGGTGGAGAAAAGAAATAGATTGGATGTTGTCTGTCGCTGATCACATTGTTGAACTTGTTCCTTCCCAACAGAAGGGCAAGGATGGATCCAACATGGAG ataatGGTCACAAAGCAACGTATAGATCTTCATATGAACATTCCGGCCCTGCGGAAACTTGATGCAATGCTGATT GATTGTCTAGATAACTTCAAGGACCAgaatgaattctattatttgtcAAAAGATGCCTCGGACTCGGAGAAAGGAAAACACAAgagaaaagatgataaatggTGGCTGCCTACCGTTAAAGTTCCCGAAGACGGACTTTCAGATAAGAGCAGAAAAAATCTGCAGAGCCAAAAAGAATCTGTGACTCAAGTGCTTAAAGCAGCAATGTCAATTAATGCTCAAGTTCTTTCAGAGATGGAGGTCCCTGAAAACTACATTGAAGCCCTCCCTAAG AATGGGAGAGCTAGTCTTGGTGATTTAGTTTACAGGAGTATCACAGTTGAATTCTTTGACCCTGATCAATTTCTCTCCTCCCTGGACTTATCGTCCGAGCACAAGATTTTAGACCTCAAGAACAGACTTGAGGCATCAATAGTCATATGGAAGAGAAAGATGACCCAAAAGGACGGAAAATCGGGTTGGGGTTCTGGTGTTAGCTTTGAGAAGAGAGAGCTATTCGAGGAGAGAGCTGAAACCATCTTACACATTATCAAACATCGGTTCCCTGGACTTCCTCAATCTTCACTAGACATCAGTAAAATCCAATACAACCGG GATGTTGGGCAAGCTCTCCTAGAGAGCTATTCGAGAATACTGGAGAGCTTGGCCTTTACAGTCTTATCGAGAATCGAAGATGTCCTCCAAGCTGATAATATTACCCAAAATCCTAATCCACAGCCATGCAAACGCAACAGTTTAAAGGACGACAGCCAGCCTAATTCAGTGTCTACAAGTCCAAGATATGATGTGGAAACAGCGAACGCAAAAACCCTATCAGATTTACTTACTTGGACCATGGATCAAAATGACTACGACGATAGGATGGACTCAGATGACGGATCCATAGATGTTGAACCAAGCATGCAAAAGCTAAACGTAGTGACAAACACTAGCAAGAAGTCCTATCTTGAGAGCTTGGCCGGAGTAAGAAGCCCTACGGAACGCCATTAA
- the LOC105771156 gene encoding uncharacterized protein LOC105771156: MLVMESTQKTKNMFHKSVDNLKSFFFVGYQKLSKPTLPDPFSCTGCSRRKGQKDRSLADFCNGWEVGVEESRMGKKDAVMSMSLKEQMREEEEECNGSLMNFSDTSVVKNRKENGGKEEKKKVRSSKLSKGEEQYYYKRNGEGSYALAQKMKELEMMDVGDMEHVLDVEEALHYYSRLKSPVYLSIVDKFFMDMYSEFSLPQASASISRSKRRFGSIRL; the protein is encoded by the coding sequence ATGCTGGTGATGGAATCCACACAAAAGACCAAGAACATGTTCCACAAATCAGTTGACAACCTTAAATCTTTCTTCTTTGTGGGATACCAAAAGCTGTCCAAACCAACCCTCCCAGACCCCTTCTCATGCACTGGTTGCAGCAGGAGGAAAGGCCAAAAAGATCGATCCTTGGCAGACTTTTGTAACGGCTGGGAAGTTGGTGTAGAGGAATCAAGGATGGGGAAGAAAGATGCCGTCATGTCCATGTCGTTGAAAGAACAAAtgagggaagaagaagaagaatgtaATGGAAGCTTGATGAACTTTTCAGATACGAGTGTAGTGAAGAACAGAAAGGAAAATGGaggaaaagaggagaaaaagaaagtgagaaGCTCAAAACTGAGCAAAGGGGAGGAACAGTACTATTACAAGAGAAATGGAGAAGGAAGTTATGCATTGGCTCAAAAGATGAAAGAGCTGGAGATGATGGATGTTGGTGATATGGAACATGTATTGGATGTTGAAGAAGCACTCCATTATTATTCTCGACTAAAAAGTCCGGTCTATCTTTCAATCGTCGACAAATTCTTCATGGATATGTACTCAGAATTCTCTCTTCCACAGGCCTCTGCCAGCATCAGCCGTTCGAAGCGAAGATTTGGGTCGATTCGGCTGTAG
- the LOC105767922 gene encoding uncharacterized protein LOC105767922, translated as MKQWEALENALKSMQEKALDFQFQQQERRKSREKEEEKGIASFSGSENIDKDKKDNDFGSLVDELLLLTEAHEMVIHDVSNLCDIAEAVCDAQE; from the exons ATGAAGCAGTGGGAGGCTTTGGAGAACGCTTTGAAGTCAATGCAAGAGAAGGCTTTAGATTTTCAATTTCAACAGCAAGAAAGAAGGAAATCAAGggagaaagaagaggaaaaggGAATCGCGTCGTTCTCAGGGTCGGAGAACATAGATAAGGATAAGAAGGATAACGACTTTGGCTCTTTGGTTGATGAGCTTCTTTTGCTG ACAGAAGCTCATGAAATGGTAATTCATGATGTTTCGAATCTGTGTGACATAGCAGAAGCAGTATGTGATGCACAGGAGTAG
- the LOC105770315 gene encoding uncharacterized protein LOC105770315 — MEATRERETTGLLDKILPPRLEDAGLEDCALPPDSIHEAFLKAASAVKSRAANIFHSDDEDEVERGCLDDPFPDKGKCSSDVLVSPPCPDMSDAVVVGGGSSDPTSDAVEGCVKEKGCGKEVEEGKDMVIVGGDGGEAADGKGCLDDELKGLKIKGEEKKKKNQNQEDDDEREKEKPILVEGFV; from the coding sequence ATGGAAGCAACGAGAGAACGAGAAACCACAGGGTTACTAGACAAGATCCTCCCTCCACGCCTGGAAGACGCCGGACTCGAGGATTGCGCTCTTCCGCCAGATTCCATACACGAGGCCTTCCTCAAAGCCGCTTCCGCCGTCAAGTCACGAGCAGCCAACATCTTCCACtctgatgatgaagatgaagtTGAACGCGGATGCTTAGATGACCCATTTCCCGACAAGGGTAAGTGCTCCTCCGATGTTCTTGTTTCGCCACCGTGTCCCGACATGTCTGACGCGGTAGTGGTTGGCGGAGGGTCGTCGGATCCAACCTCGGACGCTGTGGAGGGCTGCGTAAAGGAAAAGGGATGCGGTAAAGAGGTAGAGGAGGGTAAGGATATGGTGATTGTGGGTGGTGATGGTGGAGAAGCCGCGGATGGGAAGGGTTGTTTAGATGATGAGCTCAAGGGTTTGAAGATTAAGggtgaagagaaaaagaagaagaatcaaAATCAGGAGGATGATGATGAGAGGGAAAAGGAAAAACCAATTCTGGTTGAGGGTTTTGTGTAA
- the LOC105767920 gene encoding rop guanine nucleotide exchange factor 12 isoform X1, with amino-acid sequence MVQQEEDRSWSNMFGLKDSHDNKGRHAKSLSIDSAVKFDGAALDHNSKPQSDRCPKLNRTFEEITAAFQAREKQLLADMDQMKEKFAKLLLGEDMSGGGKGVSSALALSNAITNLAASVFGEQSRLEPMTPERKLRWRKEIDWMLSVADHIVELVPSQQKGKDGSNMEIMVTKQRIDLHMNIPALRKLDAMLIDCLDNFKDQNEFYYLSKDASDSEKGKHKRKDDKWWLPTVKVPEDGLSDKSRKNLQSQKESVTQVLKAAMSINAQVLSEMEVPENYIEALPKNGRASLGDLVYRSITVEFFDPDQFLSSLDLSSEHKILDLKNRLEASIVIWKRKMTQKDGKSGWGSGVSFEKRELFEERAETILHIIKHRFPGLPQSSLDISKIQYNRDVGQALLESYSRILESLAFTVLSRIEDVLQADNITQNPNPQPCKRNSLKDDSQPNSVSTSPRYDVETANAKTLSDLLTWTMDQNDYDDRMDSDDGSIDVEPSMQKLNVVTNTSKKSYLESLAGVRSPTERH; translated from the exons ATGGTTCAGCAAGAAGAAGACAGATCCTGGTCTAATATGTTTGGTCTTAAGGACTCACATGATAACAAAGGAAGACATGCAAAGAGTTTGAGCATTGACAGTGCTGTTAAATTTGATGGAGCAGCTCTTGATCACAACTCGAAACCTCAAAGCGACAGGTGTCCCAAGTTGAATCGAACCTTTGAAGAAATAACTGCTGCCTTCCAAGCCAGAGAAAAGCAGCTTTTAGCTG ATATGGACCAGATGAAGGAAAAGTTTGCGAAGTTACTCTTAGGTGAGGATATGTCAGGTGGAGGGAAGGGAGTTTCATCGGCTTTAGCACTGTCTAACGCCATTACCAACCTTGCTG CTTCCGTTTTTGGTGAGCAATCCCGCTTAGAGCCTATGACGCCTGAAAGGAAATTAAGGTGGAGAAAAGAAATAGATTGGATGTTGTCTGTCGCTGATCACATTGTTGAACTTGTTCCTTCCCAACAGAAGGGCAAGGATGGATCCAACATGGAG ataatGGTCACAAAGCAACGTATAGATCTTCATATGAACATTCCGGCCCTGCGGAAACTTGATGCAATGCTGATT GATTGTCTAGATAACTTCAAGGACCAgaatgaattctattatttgtcAAAAGATGCCTCGGACTCGGAGAAAGGAAAACACAAgagaaaagatgataaatggTGGCTGCCTACCGTTAAAGTTCCCGAAGACGGACTTTCAGATAAGAGCAGAAAAAATCTGCAGAGCCAAAAAGAATCTGTGACTCAAGTGCTTAAAGCAGCAATGTCAATTAATGCTCAAGTTCTTTCAGAGATGGAGGTCCCTGAAAACTACATTGAAGCCCTCCCTAAG AATGGGAGAGCTAGTCTTGGTGATTTAGTTTACAGGAGTATCACAGTTGAATTCTTTGACCCTGATCAATTTCTCTCCTCCCTGGACTTATCGTCCGAGCACAAGATTTTAGACCTCAAGAACAGACTTGAGGCATCAATAGTCATATGGAAGAGAAAGATGACCCAAAAGGACGGAAAATCGGGTTGGGGTTCTGGTGTTAGCTTTGAGAAGAGAGAGCTATTCGAGGAGAGAGCTGAAACCATCTTACACATTATCAAACATCGGTTCCCTGGACTTCCTCAATCTTCACTAGACATCAGTAAAATCCAATACAACCGG GATGTTGGGCAAGCTCTCCTAGAGAGCTATTCGAGAATACTGGAGAGCTTGGCCTTTACAGTCTTATCGAGAATCGAAGATGTCCTCCAAGCTGATAATATTACCCAAAATCCTAATCCACAGCCATGCAAACGCAACAGTTTAAAGGACGACAGCCAGCCTAATTCAGTGTCTACAAGTCCAAGATATGATGTGGAAACAGCGAACGCAAAAACCCTATCAGATTTACTTACTTGGACCATGGATCAAAATGACTACGACGATAGGATGGACTCAGATGACGGATCCATAGATGTTGAACCAAGCATGCAAAAGCTAAACGTAGTGACAAACACTAGCAAGAAGTCCTATCTTGAGAGCTTGGCCGGAGTAAGAAGCCCTACGGAACGCCATTAA
- the LOC105769665 gene encoding protein disulfide isomerase-like 1-6 yields the protein MLFSKNPPSRFLLLTLTFVLLLSFSININASDPTNSEDDSDDLEQLLALDEQEDQLPEDQDQESSSRFSEAEVLSKAQRIVLELNSDNSKRVIDENEFVLLLGYAPWCVRSAELMPQFAEAATSLKELGSPVLMAKLDAERYPKVASLLDIKGFPTLLLFVNGTSQAYTGGFSAEEIVIWARKKTGVPVIRINTVTEAEDFLEKHHMFVIGLFEKFEGSDYKAFIKAAMSDNEIQFAEASNIEVAKLLYPDIKATNFLGIVKSEPERYTAYDGTFEMENILQFLDYNKFPLVTKLTELNSVRVYSSPVKLQVYVFAKADDFKTLLEPLQDVARKFITKVMFIYIDIVDENLAKPFLTLFGLEESKNTLVTAFDNKGSSKYLLQSDPTPSNIEEFCSGLLHGSISTYFKSQPIPDNNNASVLAVVGKTFDDLVLNSPKNVLLEVYTPWCINCETTSKQVEKLAKHFKGLDSLIFAKIDASANEHPKLQVDNYPSLFLYKAGDKDNPIKLSTKSGSKELAAFINKQVRPKDQAAKDEL from the exons ATGCTTTTCTCCAAAAACCCCCCTTCAAGATTCCTTCTTCTCACTCTCACCTTTGTCCTACTACTCTCTTTTTCCATAAACATCAATGCATCTGATCCCACCAACTCTGAAGATGATTCTGATGACCTCGAACAGCTTTTAGCCTTGGATGAACAAGAAGATCAGCTACCAGAAGACCAAGACCAAGAGTCTAGCAGTAGATTTTCAGAAGCAGAGGTGTTAAGTAAAGCACAAAGGATAGTTCTTGAGCTTAACAGTGATAATTCCAAGAGGGTCATTGATGAGAACGAGTTTGTTTTGCTTTTGGGTTATGCTCCTTGGTGCGTTAGGAGTGCTGAGCTTATGCCTCAGTTTGCTGAAGCTGCCACTTCTTTGAAAGAATTGGGAAGTCCGGTTTTGATGGCCAAGCTTGATGCTGAAAGGTACCCAAAGGTGGCTTCTCTGCTTGATATTAAAGGCTTCCCTACTCTGCTTTTGTTTGTTAATGGCACTTCTCAAGCTTATACGGGTGGATTTTCAGC GGAAGAAATAGTGATATGGGCAAGGAAGAAGACCGGTGTGCCTGTCATTAGAATAAACACGGTGACAGAGGCAGAAGATTTTCTTGAAAAGCACCACATGTTTGTGATTGGTctttttgagaaatttgag GGATCTGATTATAAAGCATTTATAAAGGCAGCTATGTCTGACAATGAAATCCAGTTTGCTGAAGCAAGCAACATTGAGGTGGCTAAACTTCTCTACCCAGATATCAAAGCTACTAATTTCCTTGGGATTGTTAAAAGTGAACCAGAAAGGTACACTGCTTATG ACGGTACATTTGAGATGGAGAACATTTTGCAGTTTCTGGACTACAACAAGTTTCCCTTAGTTACTAAATTGACTGAACTGAATTCTGTCAGAGTTTACTCCAGCCCCGTCAAACTTCAG GTTTATGTCTTTGCGAAAGCTGATGATTTCAAGACTCTTCTTGAGCCTCTTCAAGATGTTGCAAGAAAGTTCATAACAAAG GTGATGTTTATTTATATAGACATTGTTGATGAAAACCTTGCAAAGCCTTTCTTAACCTTGTTTGGGCTTGAGGAATCAAAAAACACTTTG GTGACGGCATTTGATAACAAAGGCAGCTCGAAGTACTTGTTGCAGTCCGACCCAACCCCAAGCAACATAGAA GAATTTTGCTCTGGGCTTCTGCATGGTTCTATCTCAACATACTTCAAATCACAGCCAATACCAGATAAC AATAATGCAAGTGTGCTAGCTGTCGTGGGAAAGACATTTGATGACTTGGTCTTGAACAGTCCCAAGAATGTTCTTTTAGAG GTATATACCCCGTGGTGCATCAATTGTGAGACCACGAGCAAGCAGGTTGAGAAATTGGCTAAGCATTTTAAAGGCTTGGACAGTCTCATCTTTGCTAAGATTGATGCTTCTGCTaatgaacatccaaaacttcaG GTTGACAACTACCCGTCACTCTTTTTATACAAAGCTGGTGATAAAGACAATCCG ATCAAACTTTCAACAAAATCTGGTTCAAAAGAACTAGCAGCCTTCATTAACAAACAAGTGAGACCCAAAGATCAAGCGGCCAAAGATGAACTATAG